One region of Armigeres subalbatus isolate Guangzhou_Male chromosome 3, GZ_Asu_2, whole genome shotgun sequence genomic DNA includes:
- the LOC134221498 gene encoding uncharacterized protein LOC134221498, with protein sequence MSLERRLHSNPPLKEDYKAFIQEYLQLGHMALIKPSNEVLPPDKKTYFMPHHCIVRPDSVTTKFRVVFDASCATESGVSLNDALMVGPVVQDELYSFLLRFRIPRFVIVADLQKMYRQVLVHPSDHMLQHIVFRSSLVDPIEIYELQTITYGTAAAPYLVTRCLQQLASDGELTHPVASKVLSKSFYIDDLLSGVESEEEGNECADN encoded by the coding sequence ATGTCACTAGAACGCCGCCTTCATTCGAACCCGCCGCTGAAGGAAGACTACAAGGCGTTCATTCAGGAATACCTTCAACTAGGGCATATGGCTCTGATTAAACCTAGCAACGAAGTCTTGCCACCTGACAAGAAAACATACTTCATGCCGCATCACTGCATCGTTCGCCCGGACAGTGTTACAACGAAATTTCGCGTTGTATTCGACGCATCTTGCGCCACCGAGAGCGGCGTCTCGCTAAACGACGCTTTAATGGTGGGTCCCGTCGTTCAAGACGAGCTGTACAGCTTTCTCCTACGCTTTCGAATCCCTCGTTTTGTCATCGTTGCCGATTTGCAAAAAATGTATAGGCAAGTGTTGGTGCATCCATCGGATCATATGTTGCAACACATCGTGTTTCGTTCCTCGCTAGTAGATCCTATTGAAATCTATGAGTTACAGACGATCACTTATGGTACTGCGGCTGCACCGTACCTTGTGACCCGTTGTCTTCAGCAACTTGCATCTGACGGTGAGTTGACTCACCCAGTAGCCTCCAAAGTGCTATCCAAAAGTTTCTACATCGACGACCTGCTGTCCGGGGTGGAAtcagaggaagaaggaaacgaATGTGCCGACAATTGA